The following proteins are co-located in the Psilocybe cubensis strain MGC-MH-2018 chromosome 5, whole genome shotgun sequence genome:
- a CDS encoding Methyltransferase adrK produces the protein MAIYRDPSIRPSLEPHRYHIQDHERQFFLLLTGIKDDQQLRGHILAVQQKAYQVHTILFQFTSAHPLQDPQLRLHPSFFFHQIAQIPGYYNALKLLDKRTDPILLDLGCCFGNDIRKAVVDGWPVQNVIASDLRQEFWDAGHELFKSTPESFPAAFIAGDIFDPSMLDIDIDIAPTPTDNDIRPLTSLTTLTPLKHRVSAIHASSFFHLFNEDQQRLLALRLAALLLPERGSIIFGQHGARPEKGFRIEVAANSSADAEPNPTKHAMFCHSPASWKHLWEQDIFGPHQPTRVRVDAELQETTNERWDFEDLGTNLKVYVMNWSVEVI, from the exons ATGGCCATATACAGAGACCCAAGCATCCGGCCAAGTCTAGAGCCACACAGATATCACATCCAAGACCACGAGCGCCaattctttctcctcctcaccgGCATCAAAGATGACCAGCAATTAAGGGGCCATATCTTGGCTGTCCAGCAAAAAGCCTATCAGGTTCACACTATTCTTTTCCAATTCACATCAGCTCACCCTCTTCAAGATCCACAGCTACGCCTGCATCCGtcgtttttctttcatcaa ATTGCCCAAATTCCGGGATACTACAACGCACTCAAGCTACTCGACAAACGCACAGATCCCATCCTCCTCGATCTAGGCTGCTGCT TTGGAAATGACATAAGAAAAGCAGTCGTCGACGGCTGGCCCGTCCAAAATGTTATAGCCTCCGACCTCCGCCAAG AATTCTGGGATGCAGGCCACGagctcttcaaatccacCCCCGAGTCCTTCCCAGCAGCTTTCATCGCAGGCGACATCTTTGACCCCTCCATgctcgacatcgacatcgacatagCACCAACCCCCACAGACAACGATATCCGCCCACTCACCTCCCTCACCACCCTAACCCCTCTAAAGCACCGCGTATCCGCAATCCacgcctcctccttcttccacctcttcaacgaGGACCAACAGCGCTTGCTCGCACTGCGCCTCGCAGCGCTCCTCCTCCCAGAGCGCGGGAGCATCATCTTCGGCCAGCACGGCGCGCGCCCGGAGAAGGGGTTCCGTATCGAGGTTGCGGCCAACTCTTCCGCAGACGCAGAACCCAACCCCACCAAACACGCAATGTTCTGCCACTCCCCCGCAAGCTGGAAACACCTCTGGGAACAAGACATATTCGGGCCCCATCAACCCACCCGCGTCAGAGTCGACGCCGAACTCCAGGAAACGACGAATGAACGCTGGGATTTCGAGGATTTGGGCACGAACTTGAAGGTTTACGTTATGAATTGGTCTGTTGAGGTTATTTGA